The genomic window GAATGTGCCTTGTCCACACGGCGCTTTCTTAATTCATTCCATATGCTTCTTCTagagctgctgttgttgttgttgtagcgataaggttactccccgaaggctttggggagtgttatcgatgtgatggtcatttgccggatacagatccggtatgctccggtaacacagctccattaaggtgctagcccgaccatctcgggaacgatttatatggccacattaaaccttcaggccatcccttcctccccacccccaagttccatgaggagcttggtgtcgccagagcctcgtctgttagtgaaacgggattcgccgctcgaagctgggtttggagaagctatatattgcgctggcaacctgaaaaggttgcgcaacacaaccccttgaatctggtattttagtcgcctcttacgacaggcgtacctaccgcgggtatgttctaacaccctaacccgctgggggtttctAGAGCTGCTGCTATATTATTGCTGCCCGTATTGCAAATTTGTCATATATTTCTTGAAACTCTACATTTATTTAGGTATTTCATTCCattatatttctttgtttttgtttttttccgtATTTATCTGCAACTTGATGCCAGATTCAGATAAACTCCCAATAAATAACCGAGTTAAGAATGGGCCAGATTGAACTATAGCTGAATGAGATGATTCggtttcatttttgttttattaaattcgaaGTTATTGGCACACATTTCGTGACTGAACGACGAATGAAAGATTAAACTAAAAACGGTGGTTCCGGACATCATATACTCTTAAATTAATGTGTATGCACTTTTTCTTAGTTTGGGAGATTTTCCCCCAATTTGCGAAGCATTTTTGGACATGTTTATAGAAATTCGGCTCATTTGGTTCCAAAGCTCGACTCTTAAAATTCCTCTATTTTGAACGTGGTTAAGTTAATTTGAATTTGCTTGCTCTGCTTCCTTTAACCCAGTTTTCCAATTGCAGTAGGATACGAAACGATGGTCTAAAAAAACCCGTTTACTCGACCCGGTTCGTAAGCTAAATGCATCACTAAGTAAATTGGTATTTCATAGCTGCCATCAACTTTCTGTGCTCGGAAAAAAACTTTCCATGTTCAATGATTGATATAAACTCAAAAAAATAGAACCGTTTCGaaacttgtttttgtttaatctTATCTCCTTACTTGGTATTGTtctaatttttcttctaatttccATTTACAGACAATAATGACCTCCGCGAATACAGAAAAGCGTGAGCATCTGTACAAAATTCTAGTCATTGGAGAATTGGGCACCGGCAAGACGTCATTTATAAAGCGATATGTGCATCAATTCTTCAGCCAAAATTATCGTGCCACAATCGGTGTAGATTTCGCATTGAAAGTACTACACTGGGATCCAAATACAACCGTCCGTTTACAATTATGGGATATTGCTGGTCAGGAACGTTTTGGAAATATGACTCGTGTCTATTATAAGGAAGCTGTTGGCGCGTTCATCGTTTTCGATGTAACGCGAAGTGGTACATTTGATTGTGTGAGTAAATGGAAGGAGGATTTGGATTCGAAAGTTCAACTACCCGACGGCAATCCTATACCCTGTATACTACTAGCTAATAAGGTAAGTTTGAGGAAGTATCTACTAAGGTGAAGGGTCTTAGAATACTCCAGTGTTAAGTCAGTCCTACCGTAGGAGGCAACTAAAATGCAAGTCCTGTACCCGGCTTGTGTGTTGGGCTTTGGAATCCCCCACCTAAAATCGTCTACCATTGAGAT from Eurosta solidaginis isolate ZX-2024a chromosome 3, ASM4086904v1, whole genome shotgun sequence includes these protein-coding regions:
- the Rab32 gene encoding ras-related protein Rab-38 isoform X3, whose amino-acid sequence is MCGLFGEIKYTIMTSANTEKREHLYKILVIGELGTGKTSFIKRYVHQFFSQNYRATIGVDFALKVLHWDPNTTVRLQLWDIAGQERFGNMTRVYYKEAVGAFIVFDVTRSGTFDCVSKWKEDLDSKVQLPDGNPIPCILLANKCDQEKQGIVTSPEKMDAYVRENGFAGWYETSAKENINIDEAARALVNKILLNDKLISAADLADSEKFNLSNSMDQTTSEGKSKCSC
- the Rab32 gene encoding ras-related protein Rab-32 isoform X4, with the translated sequence MTSANTEKREHLYKILVIGELGTGKTSFIKRYVHQFFSQNYRATIGVDFALKVLHWDPNTTVRLQLWDIAGQERFGNMTRVYYKEAVGAFIVFDVTRSGTFDCVSKWKEDLDSKVQLPDGNPIPCILLANKCDQEKQGIVTSPEKMDAYVRENGFAGWYETSAKENINIDEAARALVNKILLNDKLISAADLADSEKFNLSNSMDQTTSEGKSKCSC